In Oncorhynchus keta strain PuntledgeMale-10-30-2019 chromosome 19, Oket_V2, whole genome shotgun sequence, a single genomic region encodes these proteins:
- the LOC118398221 gene encoding tyrosine-protein kinase STYK1-like, with the protein MSSYSDADNQCQPGNTICEFTVYEQEVIIVPVLLLASFLVSLLIVLLLRYCTGKENRRRPTVILARPHCTSMASRHTQRKSTRRNIQGIEAPPELNPLEHEELPMSTPTRRDALATWSAVPETPRERQHGSFNLVTPLPLSFPVKLDDSVTLYRARMDNRDVVLRTLKEKADDSERQSFLGFASFLSELGPHPFLPGMMGVVSLRTSLITVMEELVHRDLLGFLWRCRQDTGVESPCDITEQRIFTMGGQVASALEYLHGQSCIHGNVGARSVLVGLDLTAKLWGLGPAYCKKTQAGAPGELQNVEMRKWQAPEVLARRPVSQSSDVWSFGILLHEIVTLGDPPFPKVMAGDLLQYLQRGKTQTRPANCSNSLYSIIKSCGQFAPHERPTLAEVIQKLQSGEKSANNRTVLRVPEPLDIEKYLREAGYGEAYNYVVL; encoded by the exons ATGTCATCCTACTCTGATGCCGATAATCAGTGTCAACCGGGGAACACCATCTGTG agttcACAGTGTATGAACAGGAAGTGATCATCGTGCCTGTCCTGCTCCTAGCAAGCTTCCTGGTCAGTCTGCTAATCGTTCTCCTGCTGAGGTACTGCACTGGAAAGGAAAACCGCAGACGACCCACAGTAATCCTAGCCCGACCACACTGCACCAGCATGgcgagcagacacacacagaggaaaaGTACCAGACGGAACATACAGGGCATTGAGG CTCCTCCTGAGCTGAACCCTCTGGAGCATGAGGAGTTACCTATGAGCACTCCGACCCGGCGTGACGCCCTTGCCACGTGGTCTGCCGTACCGGAGAcgcccagagagagacagcatggctCTTTCAACCTGGTCACTCCGCTGCCCCTCTCCTTCCCCGTCAAACTGGACGACTCTGTCACCCTCTACAGGGCAAGGATGGACAACAGAGATGTGGTTCTACGGACACTTAAAG AAAAAGCAGATGACAGTGAGCGGCAGTCCTTCCTGGGCTTTGCCTCCTTCCTGTCTGAGCTGGGGCCCCACCCCTTTTTGCCTGGTATGATGGGCGTGGTCTCCCTACGTACCTCCCTCATCACCGTGATGGAGGAACTGGTGCACAGGGACCTGCTGGGGTTCCTATGGAGGTGTCGACAG GACACGGGTGTGGAGTCCCCGTGCGATATCACAGAGCAGCGCATCTTCACCATGGGAGGACAAGTGGCTTCTGCtctg GAATACCTGCACGGTCAGAGCTGTATCCATGGCAACGTTGGAGCTCGGAGCGTGCTGGTTGGTCTAGACCTAACGGCTAAACTGTGGGGATTGGGTCCAGCATACTGTAAGAAGACACAAGCAGGAGCTCCAGGAGAGCTGCAGAACGTTGAGATGAGGAAGTGGCAGGCTCCAGAAGTATTGGCAAGGAGACCTGTCAGTCAAAGCAGTGACGT CTGGTCTTTTGGTATCCTGCTCCATGAAATAGTGACACTAG GTGACCCACCATTCCCTAAAGTCATGGCCGGTGATCTTCTTCAATACCTCCAGAGAGGAAAGACTCAGACGAGACCAGCTAATTGTTCTAACTCACT GTATTCCATAATCAAGTCCTGTGGCCAGTTCGCTCCACACGAGCGCCCTACATTGGCTGAGGTGATCCAGAAGCTCCAATCAGGAGAGAAGAGTGCCAACAATAGGACAGTTCTTCGAGTGCCTGAGCCACTGGACATTGAGAAGTACCTGCGGGAGGCGGGATATGGAGAGGCCTACAATTACGTTGTTCTCTGA